One window from the genome of Hypanus sabinus isolate sHypSab1 chromosome 16, sHypSab1.hap1, whole genome shotgun sequence encodes:
- the LOC132405973 gene encoding cytochrome b-c1 complex subunit 10, which produces MLERILAPRYGQLLKNWIPTISTWGAVAGVLLVYATDWKVIVSRIPYIKGKFKSD; this is translated from the exons ATGTTGGAGCGAATTCTTGCGCCCAGATACGGGCAGTTGCTGAAGAACTG GATTCCAACTATCTCTACATGGGGAGCTGTGGCTGGTGTATTGCTGGTCTATGCTACAGATTGGAAAGTTATAGTTAGCCGTATCCCATACATAAAAGGAAAATTCAAGAGTGATTGA